One window of Chamaesiphon minutus PCC 6605 genomic DNA carries:
- a CDS encoding PEP-CTERM sorting domain-containing protein (PEP-CTERM proteins occur, often in large numbers, in the proteomes of bacteria that also encode an exosortase, a predicted intramembrane cysteine proteinase. The presence of a PEP-CTERM domain at a protein's C-terminus predicts cleavage within the sorting domain, followed by covalent anchoring to some some component of the (usually Gram-negative) cell surface. Many PEP-CTERM proteins exhibit an unusual sequence composition that includes large numbers of potential glycosylation sites. Expression of one such protein has been shown restore the ability of a bacterium to form floc, a type of biofilm.) has product MKIKQFTNLLGISTSLKIAAASSLAIGFAAIIPAESVKAVVLNSGQLVFQDGTTNFFEGVNPVAGDTFAVQFNPGSLAFVTDASESFSGSFPVIPLAYTITPSALATFAFDAVNAPNTFDYRLTSGNLAFTFTNGVNLTVANNSLFRGSFNAATRGVDFGVIDSTGSFFSNADGLVPTATLAFSFGDIPGGNSGGYSIAASPVPEPFTIIGTIIGGTAAFRMRKKLASSNKN; this is encoded by the coding sequence ATGAAAATAAAACAGTTTACAAACTTACTGGGGATTTCAACTTCGCTGAAAATTGCCGCAGCTAGCAGTTTAGCTATAGGTTTCGCCGCAATTATTCCTGCGGAATCCGTTAAAGCAGTTGTACTTAATAGTGGACAATTAGTTTTTCAAGACGGGACGACAAATTTCTTTGAAGGGGTAAATCCTGTTGCTGGTGACACATTTGCTGTCCAATTTAACCCTGGATCGTTGGCGTTTGTTACTGATGCAAGTGAATCTTTCAGTGGATCTTTCCCTGTTATTCCTTTGGCATATACTATAACGCCTTCTGCTTTAGCAACTTTCGCGTTTGATGCTGTTAACGCGCCCAATACCTTTGATTACAGACTGACAAGTGGTAACCTAGCCTTTACTTTCACTAACGGTGTAAATCTTACTGTTGCGAATAACTCACTATTCAGGGGTTCCTTTAATGCGGCTACTCGTGGAGTAGATTTTGGGGTTATAGATAGTACGGGATCTTTCTTTTCAAATGCTGATGGGTTAGTACCAACAGCTACATTAGCATTTAGTTTTGGTGATATTCCTGGCGGTAATAGTGGTGGATATAGTATTGCAGCCTCACCAGTTCCTGAGCCTTTCACTATTATCGGGACGATTATTGGTGGTACAGCAGCTTTTCGGATGAGAAAGAAATTGGCTAGCTCTAATAAAAATTAG
- a CDS encoding LL-diaminopimelate aminotransferase, whose protein sequence is MATINNNYLKLKAGYLFPEIARRVNAFAQANPDAPIIRLGIGDVTEPLPVACRTAMTNAIEDMGDRSKFKGYGPEQGYAWLREAIAKHDFQARGCTIDADEIFISDGSKCDCGNILDIFGHDNTIAVTDPVYPVYVDTNVMAGNTGDANDKGEYGGLVYLPITAENDFTAQIPSQKVDLIYLCFPNNPTGATATKAHLQAWVDYAKANGSIIFFDAAYEAFITDPSLPHSIYEIDGARDCAIEFRSFSKNAGFTGTRCALTVVPKTLTAKAADGSDVELWKLWNRRQSTKFNGVSYIVQRGAEAVYSPEGTAQVKELISFYMENAQIIRKELTAAGLQVFGGINAPYVWVKTPNGLSSWEFFDKLLTNCFVVGTPGSGFGAAGEGYFRISAFNSRANVETAMQRIADKFKIQ, encoded by the coding sequence ATGGCAACTATTAATAATAACTACCTCAAACTCAAAGCTGGCTACTTGTTCCCCGAAATCGCGCGGCGCGTCAATGCTTTCGCTCAAGCCAATCCCGACGCGCCGATTATCCGCTTGGGAATTGGTGATGTCACCGAACCATTGCCAGTGGCTTGTCGCACGGCGATGACAAATGCGATCGAGGATATGGGAGATCGATCGAAATTTAAAGGTTATGGACCCGAACAAGGTTATGCTTGGTTGCGCGAAGCGATCGCCAAGCATGATTTTCAGGCACGAGGATGTACGATCGATGCTGACGAAATCTTCATCTCCGATGGCTCAAAATGCGACTGTGGAAACATTCTAGACATCTTCGGCCACGATAACACGATCGCGGTCACCGACCCGGTATATCCTGTTTATGTCGATACCAATGTCATGGCGGGTAATACTGGCGATGCTAATGATAAGGGCGAGTATGGTGGTTTGGTATATCTGCCGATTACCGCTGAAAATGATTTTACCGCTCAAATTCCTAGCCAGAAAGTCGATCTGATCTATCTCTGTTTCCCCAACAATCCGACAGGTGCGACGGCTACCAAAGCACATCTGCAAGCGTGGGTAGATTATGCCAAAGCCAATGGCTCGATTATCTTCTTCGATGCAGCTTATGAAGCTTTTATCACCGATCCGAGTTTACCGCATTCGATCTATGAAATCGACGGGGCGCGGGATTGCGCGATCGAGTTTCGGTCTTTTTCCAAAAATGCTGGCTTTACAGGTACCCGTTGCGCGCTGACAGTAGTACCCAAAACCCTCACCGCCAAAGCTGCCGATGGTAGCGATGTCGAGCTATGGAAACTATGGAATCGCCGCCAATCAACTAAATTCAATGGTGTCTCCTACATCGTTCAACGCGGTGCGGAAGCGGTTTATTCACCCGAAGGCACAGCTCAAGTCAAAGAACTAATTAGCTTTTACATGGAGAACGCCCAAATTATTCGCAAAGAACTAACCGCTGCGGGATTGCAAGTTTTTGGCGGGATTAATGCACCATATGTATGGGTAAAAACTCCAAATGGTTTATCTAGTTGGGAATTCTTCGATAAGTTACTGACAAATTGCTTTGTTGTCGGTACTCCTGGTTCTGGTTTTGGTGCTGCGGGTGAAGGTTATTTCCGCATTTCGGCATTTAATAGTCGGGCAAATGTCGAAACAGCAATGCAACGGATCGCAGATAAATTCAAGATTCAGTAG